One Yimella lutea DNA window includes the following coding sequences:
- a CDS encoding PAC2 family protein: MIEIEDIPLLDDPIMIAAFEGWNDAGEVATSTVAHLVEVWDADLVAAIDPAEYYDFQVNRPRVVGGPESRQIEWPTTRVYLARDTPLDRDVLLVHGIEPSFRWMQFVQELLSLAVESDISLLITLGGLLADVPHRRPMPVSVTAEHPDMQQRYDVEPSEYEGPVGIVGVLTDTANRTGISSLSVWAAVPHYAATAPSPKATLAMVVKLEELLDTVVDRGELPDESAAWERGVDELAAADEEIAEYIEALERAQATTDLPEASGDAIAREFEKYLRRRDEGGPGPRP, encoded by the coding sequence GTGATCGAGATCGAGGACATCCCACTGCTCGACGATCCCATCATGATCGCCGCGTTCGAGGGCTGGAACGATGCCGGCGAGGTGGCCACGAGCACCGTCGCGCACCTGGTCGAGGTATGGGACGCCGATCTGGTCGCGGCGATCGACCCCGCCGAGTACTACGACTTCCAGGTGAACCGGCCACGTGTGGTCGGTGGTCCCGAATCACGGCAGATCGAGTGGCCCACGACCCGGGTCTACCTGGCCCGTGACACCCCGCTCGACCGCGACGTCCTGCTGGTGCACGGCATCGAGCCGTCGTTCCGATGGATGCAGTTCGTCCAGGAGTTGCTGTCGCTCGCCGTGGAGTCCGACATCTCCCTGCTCATCACGCTCGGCGGACTACTGGCCGACGTGCCACACCGTCGTCCGATGCCGGTGTCGGTGACTGCCGAACATCCGGACATGCAGCAGCGCTACGACGTCGAGCCCAGTGAGTACGAGGGCCCGGTCGGCATCGTCGGCGTGCTGACCGACACCGCCAATCGCACTGGTATCTCGAGTCTTTCGGTCTGGGCGGCAGTGCCCCACTACGCCGCGACCGCCCCGTCCCCGAAGGCGACATTGGCAATGGTGGTCAAGCTCGAGGAACTGCTGGACACCGTGGTCGACCGCGGTGAACTTCCGGACGAGTCAGCGGCGTGGGAGCGCGGCGTCGATGAACTTGCCGCCGCCGACGAGGAGATCGCCGAGTACATCGAGGCCCTCGAACGGGCCCAGGCCACCACCGACCTGCCCGAAGCCAGCGGCGACGCGATCGCTCGCGAGTTCGAGAAGTACCTGCGCCGTCGCGACGAGGGCGGCCCCGGCCCTCGCCCCTGA
- the mshC gene encoding cysteine--1-D-myo-inosityl 2-amino-2-deoxy-alpha-D-glucopyranoside ligase, with product MKSWSQPSFPRLAKAAPALRLRDEHTGELEVVPTNDPVGVYVCGITPYDTTHLGHAATYVTFDLAIRALRNAGHDVTYVQNVTDIDDPLLERAARDGIDWQDLAQREIDIFHADMEALRNLPPQHYVGVVETMPRHVEVISRLVAEGVAYGLPVDASEAGQDGVQDFYLDLSTQPSFGETSGWNREQMVEVFADRGGDPDRPGKRDVLDPLLWRGWRKGEPHWDGVELGPGRPGWHLECTTIALDHLGMGFTLQGGGTDLVFPHHEMSAVQAEALTGKSPFAHRYAHQAMVAYDGEKMSKSLGNLVKVSQLRAEGVDPMAVRLVVLDHHYALDWEYTDDQLESAKERLATWRDVASRAGDDDADQLADAITAALADDLDAPAALQAMDAWAADHVRADAGPSARVTDAIDAALGIAL from the coding sequence GTGAAGTCCTGGTCTCAGCCGTCCTTTCCCCGCCTGGCGAAAGCGGCACCCGCCCTGCGGTTGCGCGACGAACACACCGGTGAACTCGAGGTCGTCCCGACGAACGACCCGGTCGGCGTATACGTCTGCGGGATCACCCCGTACGACACGACGCACCTCGGGCACGCCGCCACCTATGTGACCTTCGACCTCGCGATCCGCGCACTGCGCAACGCCGGCCACGACGTCACCTATGTACAGAACGTCACCGACATCGACGACCCGCTGCTCGAACGGGCAGCGCGCGACGGCATCGACTGGCAGGACCTCGCCCAGCGTGAGATCGACATCTTCCACGCCGACATGGAGGCCCTGCGCAACCTTCCGCCCCAGCACTACGTCGGCGTCGTCGAGACGATGCCTCGCCATGTCGAGGTCATTTCGCGACTGGTCGCGGAAGGCGTGGCGTACGGCCTGCCGGTGGACGCGTCCGAAGCCGGGCAGGACGGCGTCCAGGACTTCTATCTCGACCTGTCGACCCAGCCCAGCTTCGGTGAAACAAGCGGCTGGAACCGCGAGCAGATGGTGGAAGTGTTCGCCGACCGCGGGGGAGACCCCGACCGCCCGGGCAAGCGCGACGTGCTCGACCCGCTGCTCTGGCGCGGTTGGCGCAAGGGCGAACCCCATTGGGACGGAGTCGAACTCGGCCCCGGACGCCCCGGCTGGCACCTGGAATGCACGACGATCGCGCTGGACCACCTCGGCATGGGATTCACCCTGCAGGGCGGCGGCACCGACCTCGTCTTTCCCCACCACGAGATGTCAGCGGTCCAGGCGGAAGCGCTGACCGGGAAGAGCCCGTTCGCGCACCGTTACGCCCACCAGGCGATGGTGGCCTACGACGGCGAGAAGATGAGCAAGTCGCTGGGCAACCTGGTCAAGGTCTCCCAACTACGCGCGGAGGGCGTCGACCCGATGGCCGTGCGCCTGGTCGTCCTTGACCACCACTACGCCCTCGACTGGGAGTACACCGACGACCAGCTCGAGAGTGCGAAGGAGCGCCTGGCGACTTGGCGCGACGTCGCGTCCCGAGCCGGCGATGACGATGCGGACCAACTCGCCGACGCGATCACCGCTGCACTCGCCGACGATCTCGACGCACCCGCCGCGTTGCAGGCCATGGACGCGTGGGCGGCCGATCACGTCCGGGCCGACGCCGGCCCTTCAGCGCGCGTCACCGACGCGATCGACGCCGCCCTCGGCATCGCCCTCTGA
- a CDS encoding SCO1664 family protein, with protein sequence MPTDTSADDQVLRLLADSDLEIEGRLVDASNVALRVWVGEGEKRTAAVYKPIRGERPLWDFPDGSLAGRELAASYVSDATGWNFVPRTVLRDGPLGPGTVQQWVGPLEGREDPDFVRIDAPADVPDGNVPVLAVRDEADRPLVVSHSDTPRLRTLAVFDALLNNADRKASALLADDATFWAIDHGLCFHEEEKLRTVFWGFAGEPIAATDIAALQRFSEALDGGLVAQLEPLLTLSEIEALHERLHGLLADGVMPEVPEDRHPLPWPLW encoded by the coding sequence GTGCCAACGGATACAAGCGCTGACGACCAGGTGCTGCGGCTGCTGGCCGACAGCGACCTGGAGATCGAAGGGCGGCTGGTCGATGCGTCCAATGTCGCGCTGCGTGTCTGGGTGGGCGAGGGTGAGAAGCGAACAGCCGCGGTCTACAAGCCGATTCGAGGCGAACGACCCTTGTGGGACTTCCCCGACGGGTCCCTCGCCGGACGCGAGCTGGCGGCCTCGTACGTCTCGGACGCCACCGGCTGGAACTTCGTGCCCAGGACGGTCCTGCGGGACGGGCCGCTCGGGCCGGGCACCGTTCAGCAGTGGGTCGGACCGCTCGAGGGGCGGGAGGACCCCGACTTCGTCCGCATCGACGCGCCGGCTGACGTCCCGGACGGCAACGTCCCTGTGCTCGCCGTCCGGGACGAGGCAGATCGACCGCTGGTCGTCTCGCACAGCGACACCCCGCGCCTGCGTACGCTCGCGGTGTTCGACGCACTGCTGAACAACGCCGACCGCAAGGCGAGTGCGCTGCTGGCGGACGACGCCACGTTCTGGGCCATCGATCACGGCCTGTGCTTCCACGAGGAGGAGAAGCTGCGGACGGTGTTCTGGGGCTTCGCCGGTGAGCCCATCGCCGCCACGGATATCGCTGCGCTGCAACGCTTTTCCGAGGCACTTGACGGCGGGCTTGTGGCGCAGTTGGAGCCCTTGCTCACGCTCTCTGAGATCGAGGCATTGCACGAAAGGCTGCACGGCCTGCTCGCCGACGGCGTGATGCCCGAGGTGCCCGAGGACCGGCATCCGCTGCCGTGGCCACTGTGGTGA
- a CDS encoding DUF3090 domain-containing protein, translating into MPLIEYLDPDRFVAGTVGPAGQRTFFLQAVDGRRITSVSLEKAQVAMLAERIDELLDQLDATADVPVMEPDNEPLSTPIDDEFRVGTLTLAWDPETLRVIVECLDSTVSVEVDESGEPSVAVDEPDSTTLRVAVQPQMAREFTRRATALLEQGRPPCPLCGDPLDPNGHVCPRANGYKR; encoded by the coding sequence ATGCCGTTGATCGAGTACCTGGACCCCGACAGGTTCGTCGCGGGCACCGTCGGCCCTGCGGGCCAGCGCACCTTCTTCCTGCAGGCCGTCGACGGCCGCCGGATCACCAGCGTGTCGCTGGAGAAGGCGCAGGTCGCGATGCTTGCCGAGCGGATCGATGAACTGCTCGACCAACTGGACGCCACCGCTGACGTCCCGGTCATGGAACCGGACAACGAGCCACTGAGCACCCCGATCGATGATGAATTCCGGGTGGGCACCCTCACGCTTGCCTGGGATCCGGAGACGCTGCGCGTGATCGTGGAGTGCCTCGATTCCACCGTGTCGGTCGAGGTGGATGAATCGGGCGAACCGTCCGTCGCCGTCGACGAACCCGACAGCACCACGCTCCGCGTCGCGGTGCAGCCGCAGATGGCGCGCGAATTCACCCGTCGTGCAACGGCATTGCTTGAGCAGGGCCGTCCGCCGTGCCCGCTCTGCGGCGACCCGCTGGACCCGAACGGCCATGTCTGTCCCCGTGCCAACGGATACAAGCGCTGA
- a CDS encoding MSMEG_4193 family putative phosphomutase: MTTVLLLRHGRTAANAAGLLAGWTEGVGLDDTGKEQVTALGRRLRDVPLAGVVTSPLQRCRETTDAIVSGREVEVTVDEGVGECHYGGWTNRPLKELAKEDLWRTVQDHPSAATFPASEQYRHESIAQMQLRAVETMRHYDAHFEQQVGAHAVWALVSHGDVIKSILAECLGEHIDQFQRITVGPASLSAVRLTATRPFVLRINDTGSDPADLVPKPDQAKDAEATVGGGSTAQG; the protein is encoded by the coding sequence GTGACCACCGTGTTGTTGCTGCGGCACGGGCGGACCGCGGCGAACGCCGCCGGGCTGCTGGCCGGCTGGACCGAGGGTGTCGGTCTCGACGACACCGGCAAGGAGCAGGTGACCGCGCTCGGCCGACGGCTGCGCGATGTTCCGTTGGCCGGCGTGGTGACCAGCCCGTTGCAGCGCTGCCGTGAGACGACGGACGCGATCGTCTCCGGGCGTGAGGTTGAGGTGACGGTCGACGAGGGCGTGGGGGAGTGCCACTACGGCGGTTGGACGAACCGGCCGCTCAAAGAGCTGGCGAAGGAAGACCTTTGGCGCACGGTGCAGGATCACCCGAGCGCGGCCACATTTCCTGCGAGCGAGCAGTACCGGCACGAGTCGATCGCCCAGATGCAGTTGCGAGCGGTTGAGACGATGCGGCACTACGACGCACATTTCGAGCAACAGGTCGGTGCGCACGCGGTGTGGGCGCTGGTGTCCCACGGCGACGTGATCAAGTCGATCCTCGCCGAATGTCTCGGTGAGCACATCGACCAGTTCCAGCGCATCACCGTCGGTCCGGCCTCGCTGAGCGCCGTACGCCTCACCGCTACGCGGCCGTTCGTGCTGCGGATCAACGACACCGGTAGCGATCCCGCCGACCTCGTGCCGAAGCCCGATCAGGCGAAGGACGCCGAGGCAACTGTCGGCGGTGGCTCGACCGCGCAGGGCTGA
- a CDS encoding LLM class F420-dependent oxidoreductase: MRLALNVGYWGTTGTDDLDGMLALAKAADEHRYDVVWLAEAYGSDIPSLTGYLAAHTEHVGYGAAIMQIPGRSPAMTAMTAATLDRITGGRFHLGLGVSGPQVSEGWHGVRFADPLGRTREYVEIVRQALGRQNVEFHGKHFDLPLPDGPGKSLRLLLLPERENVPIYLASLGPKNLALTGEIADGWIGIFVSPEYLPEQLETIAGGRAKSDLTMDGFDVVASVNVSMADNVDAAADRLRGHAALYIGGMGSRDKNFYHALATRMGFEKHADHVQNLFLAKQHRDAAAAVPREFIERTAMVADAEAIRARLRAYAKAGVTTLAVSPWMDSMQERIELLGLIARLMDDEGLRSS, from the coding sequence ATGCGACTTGCGCTCAATGTGGGCTACTGGGGAACGACCGGTACCGACGACCTCGACGGCATGCTTGCCCTGGCGAAGGCCGCCGACGAGCATCGCTACGACGTCGTATGGCTGGCGGAGGCGTACGGCTCCGACATCCCGAGCCTGACCGGTTACCTGGCTGCACACACCGAACACGTCGGGTATGGCGCCGCGATCATGCAGATTCCGGGTCGCAGCCCGGCGATGACCGCGATGACCGCCGCGACGCTGGACCGGATCACCGGCGGACGCTTTCACCTGGGCCTCGGTGTTTCCGGGCCGCAGGTCAGCGAGGGCTGGCACGGCGTCAGGTTCGCCGATCCGCTGGGTCGCACCCGTGAGTACGTCGAGATCGTCCGGCAGGCACTCGGTCGCCAGAACGTGGAGTTCCACGGCAAGCACTTCGATCTACCGCTGCCGGACGGCCCGGGCAAGTCATTGCGGCTGCTCTTGCTGCCCGAACGGGAGAACGTGCCGATCTACCTGGCCTCGCTCGGTCCGAAGAACCTCGCGCTCACCGGCGAGATCGCCGACGGCTGGATCGGCATCTTCGTCAGCCCCGAATACCTGCCCGAGCAACTCGAGACGATCGCGGGCGGCCGGGCGAAGTCCGACCTGACGATGGACGGGTTCGACGTCGTCGCCTCCGTCAACGTGAGCATGGCCGACAACGTCGACGCCGCAGCCGATCGGCTGCGCGGCCACGCCGCTCTCTACATCGGTGGCATGGGCTCGAGGGACAAGAACTTCTATCACGCGCTCGCCACCCGGATGGGCTTCGAGAAGCACGCAGACCACGTCCAGAATCTGTTCCTGGCCAAGCAGCACCGCGACGCGGCCGCAGCCGTGCCGCGCGAGTTCATCGAACGCACCGCGATGGTTGCAGACGCAGAAGCGATCCGCGCCCGGCTGCGTGCTTATGCGAAAGCCGGCGTGACGACGCTCGCGGTTTCGCCGTGGATGGACAGCATGCAGGAGCGGATCGAACTGCTCGGACTCATCGCACGATTGATGGACGACGAGGGACTGCGTTCCTCGTGA